The following proteins are co-located in the Meleagris gallopavo isolate NT-WF06-2002-E0010 breed Aviagen turkey brand Nicholas breeding stock chromosome 13, Turkey_5.1, whole genome shotgun sequence genome:
- the LOC100542387 gene encoding tumor necrosis factor receptor type 1-associated DEATH domain protein-like — protein MAGSSAPWIGSAYLFLQSTCKTIILPNLYESAQKKPCVFKALKLALADSTGSVNGVDMLKVHCSHPHLIVQLKFCKQENCRRFLQSYREGLLQKSLQNHLQLSLAMTTVPLEMELKAGNEHLDNMLKDEDRCLECIYREKVNGRGREAKQ, from the exons ATGGCAGGTAGCTCAGCTCCTTGGATCGGCAGTGCTTACCTCTTCCTTCAGTCAACGTGCAAGACTATCATTCTGCCAAATCTCTACGAAAGTGCCCAGAAGAAGCCCTGCGTGTTCAAGGCACTGAAGCTGGCATTAGCAG ACTCCACCGGCAGTGTGAATGGTGTGGACATGCTCAAAGTGCACTGCAGCCACCCACACCTGATAGTCCAGCTCAAATTCTGCAAGCAGGAGAACTGCCGCCGCTTCCTGCAAAGTTACCGGGAAGGATTGCTCCAGAAGTCCCTCCAGAACCACCTCCAGCTCTCCTTGGCCATGACCACGGTGCCTCTAGAAATGGAGCTGAAGGCTGGCAATGAGCACCTGGACAACATGCTGAAGGATGAGGATCGCTGCCTAGAGTGCATCTACAGAGAAAAGGTGAatgggagagggagggaagccAAGCAGTAA
- the HSF4 gene encoding heat shock factor protein 4 isoform X2, with product MQDSPGSLVMDGYSSNVPAFLTKLWTLVEDPETNHLICWSTNGTSFHVFDQGRFAKEVLPKYFKHNNMASFVRQLNMYGFRKVVNIEQGGLVKPERDDTEFQHLCFLQGHEHLLEHIKRKVSVVKSEETKMRQEDLSRLLYEVQILRSQQENMECQMQDMKQQNEVLWREVVSLRQNHSQQQKVINKLIQFLFGQLQSSPGGTGIKRKLPLMLDNGLSAPQVSKFSRHLSADVLHDAYFIQSPSTEPASCLHSPAMAAGPIISDVTEASPSSVINTQSPPDNDREKCLMLIKEEPASPGVKASAEPDIPLSGCRACPEPPVLPVAMVQSVLEGKGSCGVAPPGTSQPPERRGRRALLDRTDISDPLEGPDWSLEGLQLLLRSQQYGLESAGLLDMQRLTVDLEKNATELNSKVFNPSFSSACPGKDVLLESSQQFLTDRQSVFGNDIISLHESSSLYIPSENMASYLSSVRVQGDIPLNLSSSTDNNQ from the exons ATGCAGGATTCACCCGGCTCCCTGGTGATGGATGGCTACTCCAGCAATGTGCCAGCCTTCCTAACCAAGCTCTGGACGCTGGTGGAAGATCCTGAAACAAACCACCTCATCTGCTGGAGTACG AATGGCACCAGCTTCCATGTGTTTGACCAAGGACGTTTTGCCAAAGAGGTGCTGCCCAAGTATTTCAAACACAACAACATGGCCAGTTTCGTCCGGCAGCTGAATATGT ATGGCTTCAGAAAGGTGGTGAACATTGAGCAGGGGGGACTGGTCAAGCCGGAGCGGGATGACACTGAGTTCCAGCacctctgcttcctgcagggCCATGAGCACCTCCTGGAGCACATCAAGAGGAAG gtGTCAGTAGTAAAAAGTGAGGAGACCAAGATGCGCCAGGAGGACCTCAGCAGGTTGCTATATGAGGTACAGATCCTGAGAAGTCAGCAGGAGAACATGGAGTGCCAAATGCAGGATATGAAGCA GCAGAATGAAGTCCTTTGGAGGGAGGTTGTTTCTCTGCGACAGAACCACTCACAGCAACAGAAGGTGATCAACAAG CTGATTCAGTTTCTGTTTGGCCAGCTCCAATCAAGCCCTGGCGGCACTGGGATAAAGAGGAAGCT GCCTCTGATGCTTGACAATGGGTTATCAGCTCCACAGGTGTCCAAGTTCAGCCGGCATTTGTCTGCAGACGTCCTCCATGATGCCTATTTCATACAGTCG CCATCGACAGAACCCGCCTCCTGTTTGCATAGCCCTGCGATGGCTGCAGGACCCATCATATCCGACGTTACTGAAGCATCACCATCCAGCGTAATAAATACGCAGTCCCCTCCTGATAATGACAG GGAGAAGTGCCTCATGCTGATCAAGGAGGAGCCAGCAAGCCCCGGGGTGAAGGCCTCTGCTGAACCCGACATCCCACTGTCTGGCTGCCGGGCCTGCCCTGAGCCCCCTGTGCTTCCAGTTGCCATGGTGCAGTCTGTCCTGGAGGGCAAAGGGAGCTGTGGAGTGGCCCCCCCAGGAACCTCACAGCCTCCTGAGAGGAGAGGCAGGAGAGCACTGCTGGACAG AACAGATATTTCAGACCCACTGGAGGGCCCGGACTGGAGcctggaggggctgcagctgctgctgaggagccAGCAGTATGGCCTGGAGTCTGCAGGCCTCCTGGAT ATGCAGCGGCTCACAGTGGATCTGGAGAAGAATGCAACTGAGCTGAACTCAAAAGTGTTCAACCCATCGTTCAGCAGTGCCTGCCCAG GAAAAGATGTCCTTCTTGAAAGCTCCCAGCAATTTCTCACTGACCGGCAGTCAGTCTTTGGAAACGACATCATCAGCTTACATGAAAGTTCATCGCTGTATATTCCATCTGAAAACATGGCTTCCTATCTGTCCTCTGTGCGTGTCCAAGGGGATATCCCCTTAAACCTGAGCTCTTCGACTGATAACAACCAGTGA
- the HSF4 gene encoding heat shock factor protein 4 isoform X1, with product MQDSPGSLVMDGYSSNVPAFLTKLWTLVEDPETNHLICWSTNGTSFHVFDQGRFAKEVLPKYFKHNNMASFVRQLNMYGFRKVVNIEQGGLVKPERDDTEFQHLCFLQGHEHLLEHIKRKVSVVKSEETKMRQEDLSRLLYEVQILRSQQENMECQMQDMKQQNEVLWREVVSLRQNHSQQQKVINKLIQFLFGQLQSSPGGTGIKRKLPLMLDNGLSAPQVSKFSRHLSADVLHDAYFIQSPSTEPASCLHSPAMAAGPIISDVTEASPSSVINTQSPPDNDREKCLMLIKEEPASPGVKASAEPDIPLSGCRACPEPPVLPVAMVQSVLEGKGSCGVAPPGTSQPPERRGRRALLDRTDISDPLEGPDWSLEGLQLLLRSQQYGLESAGLLDVFNPNLPMSECNLAEMEAGLSPMQRLTVDLEKNATELNSKVFNPSFSSACPGKDVLLESSQQFLTDRQSVFGNDIISLHESSSLYIPSENMASYLSSVRVQGDIPLNLSSSTDNNQ from the exons ATGCAGGATTCACCCGGCTCCCTGGTGATGGATGGCTACTCCAGCAATGTGCCAGCCTTCCTAACCAAGCTCTGGACGCTGGTGGAAGATCCTGAAACAAACCACCTCATCTGCTGGAGTACG AATGGCACCAGCTTCCATGTGTTTGACCAAGGACGTTTTGCCAAAGAGGTGCTGCCCAAGTATTTCAAACACAACAACATGGCCAGTTTCGTCCGGCAGCTGAATATGT ATGGCTTCAGAAAGGTGGTGAACATTGAGCAGGGGGGACTGGTCAAGCCGGAGCGGGATGACACTGAGTTCCAGCacctctgcttcctgcagggCCATGAGCACCTCCTGGAGCACATCAAGAGGAAG gtGTCAGTAGTAAAAAGTGAGGAGACCAAGATGCGCCAGGAGGACCTCAGCAGGTTGCTATATGAGGTACAGATCCTGAGAAGTCAGCAGGAGAACATGGAGTGCCAAATGCAGGATATGAAGCA GCAGAATGAAGTCCTTTGGAGGGAGGTTGTTTCTCTGCGACAGAACCACTCACAGCAACAGAAGGTGATCAACAAG CTGATTCAGTTTCTGTTTGGCCAGCTCCAATCAAGCCCTGGCGGCACTGGGATAAAGAGGAAGCT GCCTCTGATGCTTGACAATGGGTTATCAGCTCCACAGGTGTCCAAGTTCAGCCGGCATTTGTCTGCAGACGTCCTCCATGATGCCTATTTCATACAGTCG CCATCGACAGAACCCGCCTCCTGTTTGCATAGCCCTGCGATGGCTGCAGGACCCATCATATCCGACGTTACTGAAGCATCACCATCCAGCGTAATAAATACGCAGTCCCCTCCTGATAATGACAG GGAGAAGTGCCTCATGCTGATCAAGGAGGAGCCAGCAAGCCCCGGGGTGAAGGCCTCTGCTGAACCCGACATCCCACTGTCTGGCTGCCGGGCCTGCCCTGAGCCCCCTGTGCTTCCAGTTGCCATGGTGCAGTCTGTCCTGGAGGGCAAAGGGAGCTGTGGAGTGGCCCCCCCAGGAACCTCACAGCCTCCTGAGAGGAGAGGCAGGAGAGCACTGCTGGACAG AACAGATATTTCAGACCCACTGGAGGGCCCGGACTGGAGcctggaggggctgcagctgctgctgaggagccAGCAGTATGGCCTGGAGTCTGCAGGCCTCCTGGAT GTCTTCAATCCCAACTTACCAATGAGTGAGTGCAATTTGGCTGAAATGGAAGCCGGTCTGTCCCCG ATGCAGCGGCTCACAGTGGATCTGGAGAAGAATGCAACTGAGCTGAACTCAAAAGTGTTCAACCCATCGTTCAGCAGTGCCTGCCCAG GAAAAGATGTCCTTCTTGAAAGCTCCCAGCAATTTCTCACTGACCGGCAGTCAGTCTTTGGAAACGACATCATCAGCTTACATGAAAGTTCATCGCTGTATATTCCATCTGAAAACATGGCTTCCTATCTGTCCTCTGTGCGTGTCCAAGGGGATATCCCCTTAAACCTGAGCTCTTCGACTGATAACAACCAGTGA